One window of the Janthinobacterium sp. PAMC25594 genome contains the following:
- a CDS encoding transposase, which translates to MATTHPLDGTEPSSSVGGRPPALKPEHIAILHDIVMERAQASLQEIADELHHRCGLRVCTATIRRALRTLGFVRLKPVRRTCAVRAEGAKRYGYTAAHRREAISPYSTNLTDVEWQLVADLFKRMLGQRGTPVRYSRRDLVNACSYVLRTGCAWRLLPETFPPWQAVYKAFSRWVGAGVFEQMLRGKNCRKRLALQLMNIAPI; encoded by the coding sequence ATGGCAACGACACATCCACTCGACGGCACTGAACCGTCAAGCAGCGTTGGTGGCAGACCGCCAGCGCTGAAGCCTGAGCATATCGCCATTTTGCACGATATCGTGATGGAACGCGCCCAGGCCAGCTTGCAGGAAATCGCCGATGAACTGCATCACCGCTGTGGTCTACGCGTGTGCACAGCAACCATTCGTCGCGCGCTACGCACGCTAGGCTTCGTACGGCTCAAGCCGGTACGCCGGACGTGCGCAGTGCGAGCCGAGGGAGCCAAGCGGTATGGCTACACGGCAGCCCACAGGCGCGAGGCCATCTCGCCGTATAGCACGAACCTGACAGATGTTGAATGGCAGCTGGTTGCTGATTTGTTCAAGCGTATGCTGGGACAGCGAGGCACACCCGTGCGCTACAGTCGCCGCGATCTCGTCAATGCATGTTCTTACGTGCTGCGCACCGGCTGCGCATGGCGGCTGCTACCGGAGACGTTCCCACCCTGGCAGGCGGTCTACAAGGCGTTTTCGCGCTGGGTTGGCGCAGGTGTATTCGAACAAATGCTTAGAGGCAAAAATTGCCGAAAGCGTCTGGCACTACAACTGATGAACATCGCACCCATTTAA
- a CDS encoding tetratricopeptide repeat protein, translating into MEFERLTTAATAGDPYAQNELGLRYHLGKGVPVDLALAAAWYRKSAEQELAIPQYNLGLMYREGYGVEKNYKSAFGWISKAAYQGLANAQYDVGLMHEFGNGTPKDDAQAVQWLTRAAEQDMPEAQSHLGMRYFEGRGVPQDDAKALLWTKKSAELGLAEAQHHLALMYLDGIGEELYDGEAAFWANKAAQQGHEVAIYNVGQMYLKGQGVLQDPSRAMASFLILAQKGNVLCQYNLGVLYGQLGTSKDDAQALFWYEKAAAQGYADAQANLALMYIQGNGVPKDYSIAAEYLSKAAEQGHAGAQHNLKMIVKKIQGQGKLH; encoded by the coding sequence ATGGAATTTGAACGGCTCACAACAGCAGCAACAGCAGGCGACCCATATGCCCAAAACGAGCTTGGCCTGCGGTATCACTTAGGTAAGGGAGTGCCTGTAGACCTCGCTTTGGCGGCAGCGTGGTATAGAAAATCAGCTGAACAAGAGTTGGCAATCCCACAGTACAACTTAGGGTTAATGTACCGCGAAGGCTACGGTGTTGAGAAAAATTACAAGAGTGCCTTTGGCTGGATATCCAAAGCTGCGTATCAAGGGCTTGCAAATGCACAGTATGACGTTGGATTAATGCACGAGTTCGGGAATGGAACGCCAAAAGATGATGCGCAAGCAGTTCAATGGCTGACACGAGCGGCAGAGCAAGACATGCCGGAAGCTCAAAGTCATCTTGGGATGAGATATTTCGAAGGTCGGGGTGTTCCTCAAGATGATGCAAAAGCATTACTATGGACGAAGAAGTCAGCAGAACTAGGTCTGGCGGAAGCCCAGCACCATCTTGCCTTAATGTATCTTGACGGAATTGGTGAGGAACTATACGACGGGGAAGCCGCGTTTTGGGCAAACAAAGCCGCTCAACAAGGGCATGAAGTTGCAATCTATAATGTTGGGCAGATGTACTTGAAAGGTCAGGGTGTGCTGCAAGACCCTTCGAGGGCTATGGCTTCGTTTCTGATACTGGCACAGAAGGGGAACGTGCTATGCCAATACAACCTTGGAGTTTTATATGGACAGCTAGGCACATCAAAAGACGACGCGCAGGCTCTATTCTGGTATGAGAAGGCAGCAGCGCAAGGATATGCTGATGCTCAAGCTAATCTTGCTTTGATGTACATACAAGGAAATGGCGTGCCAAAAGACTACAGCATTGCTGCTGAATACCTATCAAAGGCAGCAGAGCAAGGGCACGCTGGTGCGCAACACAACCTTAAAATGATTGTGAAAAAAATTCAGGGGCAAGGCAAGTTACATTAA
- a CDS encoding phytase — translation MKKTVLCSALLACLGGIAQAAPANALPSFTQEAEELARLPGGGWLTLDKHGLRLFNAAGQEQDRIAMRAKQLDTRIDGGKVLAVFLEADTQRPLPVTVDVQAGKLVKLAPFPVPTFSVEASCLYRDAQQLAHLFLIGKDGQAEQWVMQGEQRSLVRKLALPPHAKHCRVDDGARRLLVSESNMGVWAYDADSEGMGKREVVALRKPYGQLDGGAGALAVLPGGVAVLNGKADKLHLVTHQGGQWTAQPAQAIALNVRKGDSQLALDKESLLLRGKNGWQARPLKWAGKAETQPALAIIAPQAQTEPMARQGDAADDPAIWLASDPANARILGTNKKQGLLVYDLQGKQTQLLEVGRLNNVDVRQNIQLGGSKVDLAVATQRDDNSMMLFTINASGEVAEAGRFPTGLKSIYGMCLYQPASGGVQAFINDKDGTFQQYKIEMSGNKFSATLLRSFKVATQPEGCVADDANARLFLGEETRGIWTTSADAAKPDALTMVLPVGQHLTADVEGMAIYRKAGSAPNTGYLIVSSQGDSSYVVLDAQAPYKVRGRFKVGFNLPAGIDGTSETDGLDVTSSNLGGAYAQGMLVIQDGYKRLPDGPQNFKYVAWGDVAKALGLN, via the coding sequence ATGAAAAAAACCGTACTCTGTAGCGCTTTGCTGGCTTGCCTCGGCGGCATCGCACAAGCCGCGCCCGCCAACGCTTTACCCTCCTTTACGCAGGAGGCGGAAGAACTGGCCCGCCTGCCCGGCGGCGGCTGGTTGACTTTGGATAAACACGGCTTGCGTTTGTTCAATGCGGCCGGCCAGGAACAGGACCGCATCGCCATGCGCGCCAAGCAGCTCGACACGCGCATCGATGGCGGCAAGGTGCTGGCCGTGTTCCTGGAAGCGGACACGCAGCGCCCGCTGCCCGTCACCGTCGACGTGCAAGCCGGCAAGCTGGTGAAACTGGCGCCGTTTCCCGTGCCGACGTTTTCCGTGGAAGCATCGTGTTTGTACCGCGACGCCCAGCAGCTAGCTCATCTGTTCTTGATCGGCAAGGATGGCCAGGCGGAACAGTGGGTCATGCAGGGCGAACAGCGCAGCCTGGTGCGCAAACTCGCTTTGCCGCCCCATGCGAAACATTGCCGTGTCGACGATGGCGCCCGGCGCCTGCTGGTGAGCGAGTCCAACATGGGCGTGTGGGCGTATGACGCCGATTCGGAAGGCATGGGCAAGCGCGAAGTGGTGGCCCTGCGCAAGCCGTACGGCCAGCTGGACGGCGGCGCCGGCGCCTTGGCCGTGCTGCCCGGCGGCGTGGCCGTGCTCAACGGCAAGGCGGACAAGCTGCACCTGGTCACCCATCAAGGCGGACAGTGGACGGCGCAGCCGGCCCAGGCCATCGCCTTGAACGTGCGCAAGGGCGACAGCCAGCTGGCGCTGGACAAGGAGTCGCTACTGCTGCGCGGCAAGAACGGTTGGCAGGCGCGGCCCTTGAAATGGGCGGGCAAGGCGGAAACCCAGCCAGCGTTGGCCATCATCGCCCCGCAAGCGCAAACGGAACCGATGGCGCGCCAGGGCGACGCGGCTGACGACCCGGCCATCTGGCTGGCCAGCGATCCTGCCAATGCGCGCATCCTGGGCACCAACAAGAAACAGGGGCTATTGGTCTACGACCTGCAAGGCAAGCAGACGCAGCTGCTGGAAGTGGGCCGCCTGAACAACGTCGACGTGCGGCAGAACATCCAGTTGGGCGGCAGCAAGGTCGACCTGGCCGTGGCCACCCAGCGCGACGACAACAGCATGATGCTATTTACCATCAATGCCAGCGGCGAGGTGGCGGAAGCGGGCCGTTTTCCGACCGGACTGAAAAGCATCTACGGCATGTGTCTGTACCAGCCGGCCAGCGGCGGCGTGCAAGCATTCATCAACGACAAGGACGGCACCTTCCAGCAGTACAAGATAGAAATGAGCGGCAACAAGTTCAGCGCGACTCTGTTGCGCAGCTTCAAAGTCGCCACGCAACCGGAAGGCTGCGTGGCCGATGACGCCAACGCCCGCCTGTTCCTGGGCGAGGAAACGCGCGGCATCTGGACCACCTCGGCCGACGCCGCCAAGCCCGATGCCCTCACCATGGTCTTGCCCGTCGGCCAGCACCTGACAGCCGACGTGGAAGGCATGGCCATCTACCGCAAGGCCGGCAGCGCGCCCAACACAGGCTACCTGATCGTCTCCAGCCAGGGTGACAGCAGCTACGTGGTGCTCGACGCGCAAGCGCCATATAAAGTACGCGGCCGCTTCAAGGTGGGATTCAACTTGCCCGCCGGCATAGACGGCACCTCGGAAACGGATGGCCTCGACGTCACCTCCTCCAACCTGGGCGGCGCGTATGCGCAAGGCATGCTGGTGATCCAGGACGGCTACAAGCGCCTGCCCGATGGGCCGCAGAACTTCAAGTATGTGGCGTGGGGGGATGTGGCGAAGGCGTTGGGATTGAATTAG
- a CDS encoding TonB-dependent receptor: MHTSPPSPLRLTALALGIMAVFSGPSHAQAQDADGLPAATVVVSGQRASLRNAIAAQEKADNIISVISSDDIGGLPDKNAAEALARLPGVSVQRDQGEGRYITVRGLGPDLNAVTINGALVPSPEAGRRAVALDILPAGLIRTLEVSKTLLPEMDANSLGATIEVKSLSAFDLPGKLLSANVGASHDEKTGRTSPSGGALWAQRFLDGKLGVAAGLSAEKRSFGSDDVETGGSWSKGRLSSLELRDYLPVRKRGALAVNLDYRPEAGNSWFLRSFVSEFSDDEVRDRLTISNITGGSLAEGQTAGARAERRIRQRKYTQQVRSLVLGTQQKSGDWTLDVKGGMSRATEDKPESLNDGRFRGVSNFNGISFNDTQEPVLSGPASLYDPASYALNAITLQKRYSKDNEHHARIDLARKFDIATLKFGAKISRREKTNDTDQWAYNSSKATSGNYWGAGSTSMSAFVQGHNLDYDLGNIGVALDPALIRARVAGLDRAKARLATESIINDYRMHEDINAMYVQNSYDFDAWHILGGVRAERTSFEADGSQVDSTGVAKALTRERSYTNWLPNLQTRYDLDQKTSVRAAWTQAVVRANFSQLAPGISLASNTEAVIGNPDLKPLKANNLDLGIERVLGNDGVMSAYGFYKDIKNFTYTTNLAGTGQWTGYTTAASYANGDAAKVKGIELAYMQPLRMLPAPFNKFLVGVNGTLSTSSAQIGRYDKASKQQLTRDIRLPGQSNQVMNLMLGYETGPVSARLALNYKSPYLLEMGNDILDPSQDHIVASQKQLDFSLSYQINKQFQVVFEAANLNNEKYYVYQGTKQYNVQNEQYGRTFKVSLKASAF; this comes from the coding sequence ATGCACACTTCGCCCCCCTCTCCGCTGCGCCTGACGGCCCTGGCCCTCGGCATCATGGCCGTCTTCAGCGGTCCAAGCCATGCGCAAGCGCAAGATGCGGATGGCTTGCCGGCCGCCACCGTCGTCGTCAGCGGCCAGCGCGCCAGCCTGCGCAACGCCATCGCCGCACAGGAGAAAGCCGACAACATCATCAGCGTCATCAGCAGCGACGATATCGGCGGCTTGCCGGACAAAAACGCGGCCGAGGCGCTGGCCCGCTTGCCGGGCGTGTCCGTGCAGCGCGACCAGGGCGAAGGCCGCTACATCACGGTGCGCGGCCTGGGGCCGGACTTGAATGCGGTGACCATCAACGGCGCGCTGGTGCCGTCGCCGGAAGCGGGCCGCCGCGCCGTGGCGCTCGATATCCTGCCTGCCGGCCTGATCCGCACTCTGGAAGTCTCGAAAACCTTACTCCCTGAAATGGACGCCAATTCGCTGGGCGCCACCATCGAAGTCAAATCGCTGTCCGCCTTCGACTTGCCGGGCAAGCTGCTGTCGGCCAACGTGGGTGCCAGCCATGATGAAAAGACGGGCAGGACCAGCCCCAGCGGCGGCGCCCTGTGGGCCCAGCGCTTCCTCGACGGCAAGCTGGGCGTGGCCGCCGGCCTGAGCGCGGAAAAACGTTCGTTCGGCTCCGATGACGTGGAAACGGGCGGTTCATGGAGCAAGGGCCGCCTGTCCAGCCTGGAATTGCGCGACTACCTGCCCGTGCGCAAGCGCGGCGCCCTGGCCGTCAACCTCGATTACCGCCCGGAAGCGGGCAACAGCTGGTTCCTGCGCTCGTTCGTCAGCGAATTTTCCGACGATGAAGTGCGCGACCGCCTGACCATCAGCAATATCACGGGCGGCAGCCTGGCCGAAGGCCAGACGGCCGGCGCGCGCGCCGAGCGCCGCATCCGCCAGCGCAAGTACACGCAGCAAGTGCGCTCGCTCGTGCTGGGCACGCAGCAAAAATCGGGCGACTGGACCTTGGACGTGAAAGGCGGCATGAGCCGCGCCACGGAAGACAAGCCCGAGTCCTTGAACGACGGCCGTTTCCGCGGCGTCAGCAACTTTAACGGCATCAGTTTCAATGACACTCAAGAACCTGTCTTGAGCGGCCCCGCCTCGCTGTACGATCCGGCCAGCTATGCGCTCAACGCCATCACCCTGCAAAAGCGCTATTCGAAGGACAATGAACACCACGCGCGCATCGACCTGGCGCGCAAGTTCGACATCGCCACCCTGAAATTCGGCGCGAAGATCAGCCGCCGCGAAAAGACCAATGACACGGATCAATGGGCGTATAACAGCAGCAAGGCCACCAGCGGCAATTACTGGGGCGCCGGCTCGACCTCGATGAGCGCCTTCGTGCAAGGCCACAATCTCGACTACGACCTGGGCAACATCGGCGTGGCGCTGGACCCGGCCCTGATACGCGCCAGGGTCGCGGGCCTGGACCGCGCCAAGGCGCGCCTGGCCACCGAGTCCATCATCAACGATTACCGCATGCATGAAGACATCAACGCCATGTATGTGCAAAACAGCTACGACTTCGACGCCTGGCACATCCTCGGCGGCGTGCGCGCCGAACGCACCAGCTTTGAGGCGGACGGCTCGCAGGTGGACAGCACCGGGGTTGCCAAGGCATTGACGCGCGAACGCTCGTACACCAACTGGCTGCCGAACCTGCAAACCCGTTATGACCTGGATCAAAAGACCAGCGTGCGGGCCGCCTGGACGCAAGCCGTGGTGCGCGCCAACTTCAGCCAGCTGGCGCCGGGCATCAGCCTGGCCAGCAACACGGAAGCCGTGATCGGCAATCCGGACTTGAAGCCCTTGAAAGCAAACAACCTGGACCTCGGCATCGAAAGAGTGCTGGGCAACGACGGTGTGATGTCCGCTTACGGCTTCTACAAGGACATCAAGAATTTTACCTACACGACGAACCTGGCCGGCACGGGACAATGGACGGGCTACACGACGGCCGCCTCGTATGCGAATGGCGACGCGGCCAAGGTGAAAGGCATCGAACTGGCCTACATGCAGCCGCTGCGCATGCTGCCGGCGCCATTCAATAAGTTCCTCGTGGGCGTCAACGGCACCCTGAGCACCTCGAGCGCGCAAATCGGCCGCTACGACAAGGCGAGCAAGCAGCAGCTCACCCGCGATATCCGCCTGCCGGGTCAGTCGAACCAGGTGATGAACTTGATGCTCGGTTATGAAACAGGGCCTGTGAGCGCCCGCCTGGCCCTCAACTACAAGTCGCCTTATCTGCTGGAAATGGGCAACGACATCCTCGATCCAAGCCAGGACCATATCGTCGCCAGCCAGAAACAGCTCGATTTCTCGCTGTCCTACCAGATCAACAAGCAATTCCAGGTGGTCTTTGAAGCGGCGAACCTGAACAACGAGAAATACTATGTCTACCAAGGCACGAAGCAATACAACGTGCAAAACGAACAATACGGCCGCACTTTCAAAGTGAGCCTGAAAGCCAGCGCCTTCTGA
- a CDS encoding GGDEF domain-containing protein, whose product MLPLHRNSLIAAALALPLFFFLYATLGHLKPFAIWKWMDIVCEGGTAVMAGIWFLFTLSSRPRGRVTSLIAGGLCAIMLGSWADCLDEFFAVDKSAVWDNWLEALIPFGMLVLTIGMYYWRQEQFRLNEHLQKRERLFRDHRAFDRITQLADASYLRTQMRLEQERRPGLDCALVLLDIDSFHLINREYGHREGDRVLQAVGHMLLLNLRNDDLLCRYAGDRFAVLMPGVSREDAAVKARHLCAMVGQMRHHANDNREIRLSLRHACSLTDGVPEVVLAELSRAVETPRSGAGISSAAPA is encoded by the coding sequence ATGCTGCCGTTGCACCGTAACAGTCTGATTGCCGCCGCGCTGGCATTGCCTCTGTTCTTTTTCCTGTACGCCACACTTGGGCACCTTAAACCGTTTGCCATCTGGAAGTGGATGGATATCGTCTGCGAAGGCGGCACGGCCGTCATGGCGGGCATCTGGTTTTTGTTCACCCTCAGCAGCCGTCCACGGGGACGGGTGACGAGCCTGATCGCCGGCGGCCTGTGCGCCATCATGCTGGGGTCCTGGGCCGATTGCCTGGATGAATTCTTTGCCGTCGATAAGAGCGCCGTGTGGGACAACTGGCTGGAAGCCCTGATTCCGTTTGGCATGCTGGTGCTGACGATCGGCATGTATTACTGGCGCCAGGAACAGTTCCGCCTGAACGAGCACCTGCAAAAGCGCGAACGCCTGTTCCGCGACCACCGCGCCTTCGACCGCATCACGCAGCTGGCCGACGCCAGCTACCTGCGCACGCAGATGCGCCTGGAGCAGGAACGCCGGCCCGGCCTCGATTGCGCGCTGGTCTTGCTCGACATCGACAGCTTTCATCTGATTAACCGCGAATACGGCCACCGCGAAGGCGACCGCGTGCTGCAAGCCGTGGGTCATATGCTGCTGCTGAACTTGCGCAATGACGATTTGCTGTGCCGCTATGCGGGCGACCGCTTTGCCGTGCTGATGCCGGGCGTGTCGCGCGAGGATGCTGCCGTGAAGGCGCGCCACCTGTGCGCCATGGTGGGGCAGATGCGCCACCACGCCAACGACAACCGTGAAATCCGCTTGAGCCTGCGACATGCGTGCTCGCTCACCGATGGCGTGCCGGAAGTGGTGTTGGCCGAGCTGAGCCGTGCCGTGGAAACGCCGCGCTCCGGTGCCGGGATCAGTTCCGCCGCGCCTGCCTGA
- a CDS encoding AraC family transcriptional regulator — translation MPLNQQGDPSIAAHHQPALVLDYARSRELAVAPLLKGTGLDGGALPCAESQVSAAQYLQLLANVARGLDSADTSFMLGQQMLPGHYGAASHALLQAQNLRQALTILCAFHTLLCPLLQPRLREAGELHVLYWTDAFGAPSQLPFLVEMHMTALAAMCRWLAGEALPWRFCFNRARPRHVEQHEVHLGQALRFDCQVDAMLIDSSWLDKPWPRGNATAAALALRAAALAPVPAASLLGALYDYLLANIRCAPTLERTAQEFGVSAATLKRHLARHGTHFQAELDQVRAHKAIYLFQAHDYDNDAVAAYLGFHDATNFRRSFKRWTGQTPQLLRHALALFVAG, via the coding sequence ATGCCGCTGAACCAGCAAGGCGATCCCAGCATCGCGGCCCATCACCAGCCGGCGCTGGTGCTCGATTACGCGCGCAGCCGCGAGCTGGCTGTGGCGCCGCTGCTCAAGGGCACGGGCCTCGACGGCGGTGCGCTGCCATGTGCGGAAAGCCAGGTCAGCGCCGCGCAATACCTGCAATTGCTGGCCAATGTGGCGCGCGGCCTCGACAGTGCCGACACCAGCTTCATGCTGGGCCAGCAAATGCTGCCCGGCCATTACGGCGCGGCCAGCCATGCCTTGCTGCAGGCGCAGAATCTGCGCCAGGCCTTGACCATCCTGTGCGCTTTTCATACCTTGCTGTGTCCGCTGCTGCAACCGCGCTTGCGCGAGGCGGGCGAGCTGCATGTGCTGTACTGGACAGATGCGTTCGGCGCACCGAGCCAGCTGCCGTTTCTGGTGGAAATGCACATGACGGCGCTGGCGGCCATGTGCCGCTGGCTGGCCGGCGAAGCGCTGCCGTGGCGCTTCTGCTTCAACCGCGCGCGGCCCCGTCACGTGGAGCAGCATGAAGTGCACCTGGGCCAGGCGCTGCGCTTCGATTGCCAGGTCGACGCCATGCTCATCGATTCCAGCTGGCTCGATAAACCCTGGCCGCGCGGCAATGCCACGGCGGCCGCGCTGGCCTTGCGGGCGGCGGCGCTGGCGCCCGTGCCGGCTGCGAGCCTGCTCGGAGCGCTGTACGACTATCTGCTGGCGAACATCCGCTGCGCGCCCACGCTGGAACGCACGGCGCAGGAATTCGGTGTCAGTGCGGCCACCCTGAAACGCCACCTGGCGCGCCATGGCACGCATTTTCAGGCCGAGCTGGACCAGGTGCGCGCGCACAAGGCCATCTACCTGTTCCAGGCGCATGACTACGACAACGACGCCGTGGCCGCCTACCTCGGCTTTCATGATGCCACCAACTTTCGCCGCTCGTTCAAGCGCTGGACGGGGCAAACGCCGCAGCTGTTGCGTCATGCGCTGGCGTTGTTCGTGGCTGGTTGA
- a CDS encoding class I SAM-dependent methyltransferase has product MYSQSQIDPVVSFRNTQGEAVRGTIFNLQRNSLVMEIYNPYSIVQVSEVLNDLTVRMGTKNAYVGKAVVISSVNTGLTAIVSVTLIDEWRELSDVVVVKGAVAKESSAFVAGWGERFRIRRDYQIVVNEMRAFLSEVARWVEQVDLSDSLPKENGRLRADIFDELALPLMEQTQLYLRQLEVEASLVEEERAPAHRAFAQAALHPLILRAPFVFRTFTKPLGYAGDYQMVNQLLDDPRQGPSTYFQIVNAAFLQAAVATAHRNRIDILTEFLAHKAAEARAAGRVYKVLNVGCGPAIEVQRFLETCSDAQWLAFELVDFSGETLDWTRARLTTIMQRTGRVVEIDYVHDSVHNLLKRRHGSGATGLPGSFDAVYCAGLFDYLSDKVCARLLLHFASRVGPGGRLLVTNVHADNPGKFGMEHLLEWHLIYRNEAGLSALLPEHATAPKIYVDVTGVNVFAEVSIP; this is encoded by the coding sequence GTGTATTCACAATCGCAGATCGATCCAGTCGTCAGTTTCCGTAACACCCAGGGTGAGGCGGTGCGTGGCACGATTTTCAACTTGCAGCGCAATTCGCTGGTCATGGAAATCTACAATCCCTACTCGATTGTGCAGGTCAGCGAGGTGCTCAACGACCTGACGGTGCGCATGGGAACGAAGAACGCCTATGTCGGCAAGGCCGTCGTCATCAGCAGCGTCAACACGGGCCTGACCGCCATCGTTTCCGTCACCCTGATCGACGAGTGGCGCGAGCTCAGCGACGTGGTGGTGGTCAAGGGCGCCGTGGCGAAAGAGTCCAGCGCCTTTGTCGCGGGCTGGGGCGAGCGCTTCCGCATCCGCCGCGATTACCAGATCGTCGTCAACGAAATGCGCGCCTTTTTGTCGGAAGTGGCGCGCTGGGTCGAGCAGGTCGACTTGTCCGATTCGCTGCCGAAGGAAAACGGCCGCCTGCGCGCCGACATCTTCGACGAGCTGGCCTTGCCGCTGATGGAGCAAACCCAGCTGTACTTGCGCCAGCTCGAGGTGGAAGCTTCCCTCGTCGAGGAAGAACGGGCGCCGGCCCACCGCGCGTTCGCCCAGGCGGCCTTGCACCCGCTGATCCTGCGCGCGCCGTTCGTCTTCCGCACGTTTACCAAACCGCTCGGCTACGCGGGCGATTACCAGATGGTCAACCAACTGCTCGACGACCCGCGCCAGGGCCCGAGCACGTATTTCCAGATCGTCAATGCGGCATTCTTGCAGGCCGCCGTGGCGACGGCGCATCGCAACCGCATAGATATCCTGACGGAATTTTTGGCGCACAAGGCGGCCGAGGCGCGCGCGGCAGGGCGCGTGTATAAAGTGCTCAACGTGGGCTGCGGCCCCGCCATCGAGGTGCAGCGTTTCCTGGAAACGTGCTCCGATGCGCAATGGCTGGCCTTCGAACTGGTCGACTTCAGCGGCGAGACCCTGGACTGGACGCGCGCGCGCCTGACCACCATCATGCAGCGCACGGGAAGAGTGGTGGAAATCGATTATGTGCACGACTCCGTGCACAACCTGCTCAAGCGCCGCCACGGCTCGGGTGCCACGGGCTTGCCAGGCAGTTTCGACGCCGTGTATTGCGCCGGCCTGTTCGACTACCTGTCCGACAAGGTGTGTGCGCGCCTGCTGCTGCACTTCGCCTCGCGCGTGGGGCCGGGCGGGCGCCTGCTGGTGACGAATGTGCACGCCGACAATCCGGGCAAGTTTGGCATGGAGCATTTGCTGGAGTGGCATTTGATCTATCGCAATGAAGCGGGCTTGTCGGCCTTGCTGCCCGAACATGCGACGGCGCCGAAAATCTATGTCGACGTCACGGGCGTGAATGTGTTCGCGGAAGTGAGCATTCCTTGA
- a CDS encoding sensor histidine kinase has product MDTPGLHAGYTAVLRDFRLEFSRGGAYTGIVLILLGMGLDSALYPDKQSAFTSARIVVSVLIFCVVLAMRTRWAQDRIQGLTFVWLILPQIMIAWMIAVTEGATSIYYVGMTLAIYSSGIVLAFGLWQNMVFGAISCLLYVAACAWHAGGFDLPATFVVNCLFLIMSASISAVFTYFNERARFMLFQLKAEVAQKNTQLEETNKSLADIKGQMLQQEKMAAIGTLAAGMLHEVNNPVNFCMMAIEVAIEDPAARQSALVSECLADAKQGMLRVQHIVSDLKTFAYRKSGNQLETGHFQFRSALDAAIRLVGHETKNVSISHDLPVDTLVRGDEAAIVGVLINLLGNAVLSMRKGNAPPFEIRITAHWDENRLRISVRDNGPGIAPENLARVFEPFFTTREVGQGLGLGLSISYGVIERHGGTLSAESELGVWASMNFDLQRSDWEGR; this is encoded by the coding sequence ATGGATACCCCAGGCCTGCACGCCGGCTACACGGCCGTTTTGCGCGACTTCCGCCTGGAATTCAGCCGCGGCGGGGCTTACACGGGCATCGTGCTGATCCTGCTGGGCATGGGCCTCGATTCGGCCCTGTATCCTGATAAACAGTCGGCATTTACCAGCGCGCGCATCGTCGTGTCCGTGCTGATCTTTTGCGTCGTGCTGGCCATGCGCACGCGCTGGGCGCAAGACCGCATCCAGGGACTGACTTTTGTGTGGCTGATCCTGCCGCAGATCATGATCGCCTGGATGATCGCCGTCACGGAAGGCGCCACCTCGATCTATTACGTGGGCATGACCCTGGCCATTTATTCCTCGGGCATCGTGCTGGCCTTCGGCCTGTGGCAAAACATGGTTTTCGGCGCCATTTCCTGCCTGCTGTACGTGGCCGCCTGCGCCTGGCATGCGGGCGGCTTCGACTTGCCGGCCACGTTTGTCGTCAACTGCCTGTTCCTCATCATGTCGGCCAGCATCAGCGCCGTGTTTACCTATTTCAATGAGCGCGCCCGCTTCATGCTGTTCCAGCTGAAGGCGGAAGTGGCGCAAAAGAACACGCAGCTGGAAGAAACGAATAAAAGCCTGGCCGATATCAAGGGGCAGATGCTGCAGCAGGAGAAAATGGCCGCCATCGGCACCCTGGCCGCCGGCATGCTGCATGAAGTCAACAATCCCGTGAATTTCTGCATGATGGCCATCGAGGTGGCCATCGAAGACCCGGCCGCCAGGCAAAGCGCGCTGGTGAGCGAATGTCTGGCCGACGCCAAGCAGGGCATGCTGCGCGTGCAGCACATCGTGTCCGATTTAAAAACCTTTGCCTACCGCAAGAGCGGCAACCAGCTGGAAACGGGGCACTTCCAGTTCCGCAGCGCGCTCGACGCGGCCATTCGCCTGGTGGGGCACGAAACGAAGAATGTCAGCATCAGCCACGACTTGCCGGTCGACACTCTGGTGCGCGGCGACGAGGCGGCCATCGTGGGCGTGCTGATCAACTTGCTGGGCAATGCCGTGCTGTCCATGCGCAAGGGCAATGCGCCGCCGTTCGAGATCCGCATCACGGCCCACTGGGACGAGAACCGCCTGCGCATCAGCGTGCGCGACAACGGCCCCGGCATCGCCCCGGAAAACCTGGCGCGCGTGTTCGAACCGTTCTTCACCACGCGCGAAGTGGGGCAGGGGCTGGGCCTGGGCCTGAGCATCAGCTATGGCGTGATCGAGCGCCACGGCGGCACCCTCTCCGCCGAAAGCGAGCTGGGTGTATGGGCCAGCATGAATTTCGACTTGCAGCGCTCCGACTGGGAGGGCCGTTAA